gacgcaatttcctgaagtaatcttcgtaataactagcaaactaaagatcatgtacatccactgcacacataatctgaaataacaactcatatttctcgcatcaaatgacatcaaaacgcattttaatagccaaactaactttaaaataggcattttacacccagaataaaacgaagttcggccatgttttctttttctgcagggagaaatgatagctggggattctgggtagtgtagtgtcttctgccatcctttactccgaaaaaagatttgtttctccgaatcgaaggggaaaaatacaaaagcattgcacacaatttaaaccaatcaatgttgtgtaattaacaaggataatctggtgttttttagtcgatgagtagtgcagatatcactgtaaaatcaatcgtcagtaaggggaatatttacttccgggtgtacaattctccgctatccaatgagaatggacgctcacattgcctttaagggcagtcgacacaaacgaatgccgtgcttccatgagcgtccatagaagcacatggacatctcggaaagctgaaaatggacgctaaggcccccccccttgcgttgaaaatggacgctaaggcccccccccttgcgttgaaaatggacgctaaggcccccccccttgcgttggaaaaagccggcaggggacttgacataacgtcaacataggccgacctgggagtgaggatgtgttgctgaaaccagcaaatggccttatgaccgaaacgagacatcaacataacattagaaataatgtggtgatctacagtgtcaaatgctttggccaggtcaataaacaatgcaacacatacaGATTTGTTATCCAAAGCAGCCTTAATATCGTCTAAGACTTTCAGACTGGCGGTCACAGTACTGTGCTTTGATCTGAATTCAGATTGCATAGGGTTAAGGATGTtgtgtgaatttaaaaaaagttttagCTGAGTAGAAACTAGggactcaagaatctttgataaCGCAGAAAGATTTGAGATAGGACGATAGTTATTTAACTCTGTGGGATCACCAGCTTTCAAGAGGGGCGATACCAGAGCTTGCTTCCACACAGCTGGCAATGTGTGAGTGGACAGGGAGAGATTACAAATATCAGTTACTGGTTGTGCTATAATCTGAGCTGCAATTTTTAAAAAGAACGGGTCGAGGCCGTCAGGCTCGACAGACTTTTTAGGATCAATTGAGTGCAAACCCTGTAAGACTTCAGAGACCGAGAAATAAGCTAAATCAAAAAGAGGGGAGTTCATCTCTTGAGTAGGGCTGTGAGTACGACCATTTAGAGAGTCATGCCTTTGCTCATCAAAAATGTGACCAGCCTCTTTGAAGTGAGCATTGAAAGCATTAGCCATACCATCTGAATCTGAAATAAAAGAATCACTAACCTTCAGTTTTTTTGGGAAACTAGAAACCTTCTTGTTCTGaagtgatttaattgttttcCAGAACTTAGAATGGTCATTAAAACAATCAGTGGTTAAGCTCAGATAGTAATCAGCTTTAgattttttaataagggctgaaCATTTATTTCTGAGGACACGAAAAAGAAGCCAGTCATCACTAGTGTTAGACTTTCTAGCTAAGGACCATTGCTTATTACGATCATGAATTAGATCCGATAGTTCTCTAGTAAACCATGGAGTGTTCCTATTCTTGACTCTGAATTTTCTAAGGGGGGCATGTCTATTAATAATCGATAAAAAGTGATCAATAAAAAATTGGACGGCAACATCGACAGATGGAATTAACGCTATGAAGTGCCATTTAACCTCCGCCAGATCGTGAAGGAAAGCCTGCTCAGAGAAGTGTTTGAAGCAGCGCCTGAGCACAATAAGGCCCTTGGCTTTGGGCAACTTAGTGCTCCTAACGCATGCAATAGTGCAATGGTCGCTGATATCATTAGgaaaaacaccaacagacaCATACCTATGAGCTGCATTTGTTAGAATGACATCTATAAGGGTATCGTTATTGGGGTTGGCAGGGTTTATTCTAGTGGGACTATCAATAAGCTGAGTTAAGTTCAAAGAATCACAAACCTGCTTAAACTGTGAAGATTTATCACTCAACCAGTCCCAATTTAAATCACCCAATAATATGATTTCAGAAGAAAACGTAGACAACAATTCAGTAAGGCTAGTAGTTGCATCCATGATGGCCGATGGAGGCCTATAACAGCCAATAACAGTGAGAGGAGCATTTGCTATAGTTATTTGGACTGCAAGAAACTCAAATTGCTTTGGAATTGAAATTGAGTGAAGGACTGAGCACTGTAGTTTCTCAGCAGTGTATATTGCAACACCACCAGCTCTGCCCTTACGATCTGCTCTGAATACATTATATCCATCAATGTGAATAACAGTATCAGTGACAGATGGTTTTAACCAGGTTTCAGAAACTACAACAATATCAGGCTTAGCAACTAAAAACCAGGTCTTGAAAACATCTAATTTAGGCACTAGGCTTCTAGCATTAACATGCAGAAAACCCAATCCTTGCCTACAGCTAAACTGTTTCGGAGTTGGCAAATGCTGCAGGGAAGCAGAGAAACACTCAGGACCAGGGTTAATGTTAACGTTACCAGAGAGTAAAAGCAGTAACAATATTAACAGTCTGGAAGATGATTTTTTCACATGGGCTCTGGACGCGTCGCTCCTCAGGGGGGCGGGGCTGCTCCGATCCTTCGATATTAGCGAGTCCAAAGTAAAAAGGGCATACGGGAGAGCGCATTTCGTGCCATGAAACGTCAGCTTTTGGTAAAAACTATCCGATGGAGTCAGCTCTCCAGAGGTTCCACCATCCGAATGTCCGAAGTGAACAGAGATATTGCTGGGAGGCAATCCGTCAGTTTTGCCGACATGCGGGCTGACAATTAATCCCAGGAGAAAAGCGAACACAAGTGTAGCTTTAGGCAACATTGTGCCTTGACACACCCAATTCAGGATCCGCAGATCAGGTCGATCAGCAGCTCAGGTCAATCAGCCCCGACAGCACGGCAGGACAGACAGTAATCCAGAGTCCGAAAGAGCGACCGCTCAGGCAGAGAGCAAACAATCCAGTCGCAGCGAGgcaccgggagggtgtgtgtgtgtgtgtggcccgagcgagcgagagagagacccttacgtgcattaccgtaccgcagtgtgaacgcggctattgttgttgttagcatctggtgctagctagctgcgctaacggatataaggagctgtttaaatgaaaacagaggagcgccctatccacacaactgcgccgagcacttgactttatgcaggcagccagacagcgggacattgtacgagaagtcagcacactcatgattgcagcgtccaggcagctcccgttcgagcatatgccttgagttgcacatagctccaacgatcgatcacacgcacacgcgcacgcgcacacacacacacacacacacaccatttgtattgtatgagagaggttccaggttgaattgaggcgaatatttgtaatgttcagaggttgttgtgtttaatattcatgagaatatttgtcattgttcaaatgataataaacattagcataaagcatatttgtccactcatatgttgataagagtattaaaaacttgaaaaatattcctctaaggtacatttagaacagatacaaaatgtgcgattaatttgcgattaatcgcgattaactatggacaatcatgcgattaatcgcgattaaatattttaatcgactgacagccctaattataacCCAAGATGATTAGGTGCATGTTGTAGGGGGAGAATATGAAGATGGAAAATGTAAATACAGCTTACAAACTTATAACAGAAACTATATTTCCAAATCAGACTTTAAACTGCAATTACAGTTTCTGTTCCTGAGCAGCCTGTTTAATGTAATTTAGTGAAAACTCTAAAAGGGACTGAGGAAATGCATAAATGTGTGTAAATATTTAGActgttaaaatgcaataaaaagaggtgtgtcctatgcagccagtgcagttctttgacccaacattgattttgagCGAATCGGtgacatgacctggaaggtattgaagaaataagctaatttttccatcaaaataataatataaaaatatttagagtgttaaaatgcaatacaaagaggtgtgtcctattcagccagtgcagttctttgacccagcattgattttgagtgattaggtcacatgacctggaaggtattgaagaaataagctaatttttccatcaacatattaatataaaatatttagactgttaaaatgcaataaaaagaggtgtgtcctattcagccagtgcagttctttgacccagcattgattttgagtgaatcggtcacatgacctggaaggtattgaagaaataagctcatttttccatcaaaatattaatataaaaatatttaaagtattaaaatgcaataaaaagaggtgtgtcctatgcaaCCAGTGTAGTTATTTGACCCAgcattgattttgagtgaatcggtcacaatacctggaaggtattgaagaaataagctaatatttccatcaaaaatattaatataaaaatatttagagtgttaatatgcaataaaaagaggtgtgttcaATGAATGTATGCTCTAGAGTGAATTTGCTTCACATTCACACGATCGAGAAGCTGTCGATTTATTAAAAAGAACATTTTTCTTGTCTAATTGTAAAAGTCATTTGTTGATGGTCCCTAAGTGAAAGCCTCGTTTCGCGGAGAAGATCTCCCTGTTAAACTGACGCTGCTGGCGGGTCCGGGAAACTGACGCTGCTGGCGGGTCCGCGAATGTCCGTCGAATATCCAACATAAAACTAAATTCACCGCGGtctaaaggaaacctttattcaaaaatacatgaaaaccgacccaaagacaactTAATTCACTTAATTCATATTCACTTAATAAGtataacgcatgaacaacttttacaaatatttctatatagttgGTAAATTGAATCTAGGtggcacatttcctgctgaaatacatgcatgggcctaccaagttactgcgtggcactttggttttgataaaacagtgtagttccactatataaacgttacattcataatcaaacgagacaatatgcaagataaatagctatttgttgttattcttaatgcttgtcattcacacgttaagaaaataaaataagtaccgatacatagcagaacaattgtggcgatgttcagcttaataagccttgttcaacatcatttctttagctaataccagcgccatatagatagaagagttacgacaccggaagtccaaaaacggttatcgtcacgtggttcatgtagacgagggatcgttccccggaagttcatggcgggcaatgtgaatgcattgataacaggagatagaactacgatttttgttaattattagtgaataaaggttttgatttgcaatatttatacaacaaatcgatatgtgtgtgtatttacatcaatatgttttaaaaaataaaatcgaatttgctaatattaagtgataatattaggattagtgtgaacaactagtttacatgttactcaCAGTAccttgttaaagagcctgttgctgtttatttatagctttgaattctttcaaaccaatattatcttcttaaacttgtatggtagtcaggagcatcactttctaatgtttattgatacatttagagggaggggatctaaagtaatgctttaaaattcagattggattcatttctaccattttcttaaattcatggtagtttcagtaatcccatggtaactgaggacacaagttatctaaatgactaatgtcatctttatggctttcagaaaggacaggagaccgacaggtgactatcaaaggactagcagcagcagcaggactagcagcatatgatgataatgatgatgttaaatgtgttgttttaggaacatccattgcaaattcaatcaggagagacgtgatgtatgagtacatgtttatttatcgggacacatgatatgcgggaatagtgattgacgtattacaacaagtaactgtaatgatgttttggcgactaggccccgggtttgcaggatgatcattcaggagggaaagaatcgctctgatgaaccccccggggtctagacactggtggtggtgatagtaGTTCAGTCCGAtctgaagggagaaggtttagcttggccctgtatttaggagacaggaggcgaaggggtggaggagggtttgcgttgacacctgaaatgacaactgacaggaaggggagagcagatttaaagaggttagcaggtgcgatgattggctagccggggcgtaatgcccctgatcacttattgaaataacgtgtgacacccgatgctgttgtcttcctgattgaacttacactgagctacatttcaatcaggagagacgtgatgtatgagtacatgtttatttatcgggacacatgatatgcgggaatagtgattgacgtattacaacaagtaactgtaatgatgttttggcgactaggccccgggtttgcaggatgatcattcaggagggaaagaatcgctctgatgaacccccaaaagaagtgaagtatgaagtacggagctgtgagcaatccttaccttgcggctggctgcggagatctatggatgaaaaggagATTAACATGGGGACATGATGAGCGCCGGAATCGCTTCCGGGCTGCGGGGTTAGTCATGTGCGGGACCACTGCCCGAAACCTGCACGCAGGTTTACCATGACgcagacccactggccgcaacctgcgcccgcagggttaaacctaagcgcggacccactggccgcaacctgcgcccgcagggttaaacctaagcgcggacctgtgtccgcaacctgcgcccgcagggttaaacctaagcgcggacctgtgtccccaacctgcgcccgcagggttaaacctaagcgcggacctgtgtccgcaacctgcgcccgcagggttaaacctaagcgcggacctgtgtccgcaacctgcgcccgcagggttaaacctaagcgcggacctgtgtccgcaacctgcgcccgcagggttaaacctaaccgCGGACCTGAGTCGGCAACTTGACTCGGACCCACGTTCGCGACCTGCACTTGCGGGATTAGCATACGCAGATCCGGAGTCATAGCCTGACAGATCCGGAACCGTAGACACGTATACATGCTGACATgttaccaccaccagttataggtatatttaccatcttttagtgtttgagggacctttggatagccagcacggcactgatgtccgggcggatgtaggatgtgaaggcagaggaggaccatcgtccgagttgttgcagggatgaggatgagacgccttgattagcagcggaggtagctgcgcctatcctgaacgaatgccccgagaataattggggcgataagccggatctaatgagaacttgcttaaGGTAATGATTGAACTGGTGTTGAGTTAAGGGAAAATCCCCTGAAATAAGAAATAGTGGTGAGAGAGGATTAATGGAAGGTCTAAGACGCAGGAATTTGATCATGGATCCATAAGGGCAGAACGGGGAATCGTTGCGAGCTGCGATGACGGAGCAAGCGCCTCCGCATTTTGAGTGTTTAATGTTTAAACTAAAATGGCTAGCGTGGAAGGATAGGTCGTTAAGGCAGACGTCTTGATTGGGATTGAATGATCGTGAAGctgtggtaaattcgcctggtctaaGAAAAGCATAAAATGCCAGCAGAAATACGGCGTCGAGTAGGGCGTCGATGTAGGGAGAAAATAATCCTTCTCTAAGTTTGGAGAGCATAAGGCGCAGAGTGGAGAGTGTAATGGGTCGTCTATGGTCTAACGCTGGGGGAAACGTTTTTAGAAGACCTCTAAGTATGAGTTTAACGGATAGGTTAGCAAGCAAGCTGGGGAAGCTGGGATCGAAGCAGCGAACGTTAAATTGTACTcctgctaagaggccccggatgtattggggtttgaggtggcgatcagtggcgcagtagcacatgaaggcgcACACGGTGGGGATGAGAACGGGTCTAAGTGAGATGCCTACGGAAACACAAAAGAACGCAAACGTTCTCCATGCAAAGTCGTACGTTCTGAGGGTGGAAGTGGCTAAGCCTTTCCTCATAAAATATCTGGCCGACTCTAGGTGCCTAGCTAAGGGGCTCTTGTTTAATgtagagagaggagatgcagaGGAGGAATCCCAACGGGTTGCGGGCTGGCTTCcgggcagaggttccggaagGTCTGAAATTGAAAGCGAGAGAGGGAATCAGCCACTATATTGAGGTGGCCGGGGACGTGACGAGCTGAGATGAGGAAGTTGTGAGTGAGGGAGGACCACGTGATGCTTCTCATGAACGGCATGATGTCACTACAAGAGGAGCGACCTTTATTGATGATCCAGACCACTGACTGGTTGTCGCAGAGGACCGAGATGCGTTTCCGTAGCCAGAGGTGGCCCCACACGTGGCAGGCAACAGCAATCGGATAGATCTCGTGCAGGGCGGAGGATGAGGCATGATTGGGAAATGAGGGAGGCCACGGGCCcgcgaaccactctccctgaaagaaacccccaaaacccacggatggggcagcGTCCGTGAAAAACCTCATGGAATCAGAGGAGTACACGAGGTCGTCGTAAAAGAAGGTGATGCCattccagtgggcgagcaggagaGACCAGAAGCataggtctgagcggcagccttcgtctagaAACACGCGGTCGTGGAGGTTTGTTACAGCCGACgctgcgtccaggaggcgggagatgaatgagcgcccctgggggatgacgcGCATGGCAAAGTTGAGGTGCccgaggagggagagcagctgctGTTTGGTGATGACTTGTTGCTCGCAATAGGATTTAGTGATGTCGCGTATGCGCTGCAGTTTGGCGATGGGGAGAGATGCTTTCATGTCTATAGTGTCGAGTGTGATGCCTAAAAACTCCAAGCTAGTGTCGGGTCCTATGGTTTTCTCTCCGGACAGGGGGACGCCTAGCTCCTGAAAGCAGCATTTGAGTTTCGCCAGGGAAGCGCCTGAGTTATCCCGAGGGGGATCTATGAGGAGAAAATCGTCCAGCAAGTGGAGAACGGAGGGAATCCTGACATTATTCAGCAGAATCCAGCAGAGAGCTTCGGAAAAGGAATTAAAAATACAGGGGCTACTTCTGCACCCGAAAGTCAAGCGAACTGCAAAGTAGAATTTAGCTtcccacttaataccgaacATGTTCCactgggatggatggatgggaatGATCTTGAATGCGTCAGTAATATCTGCCTTGGAGAGCCAGGCTCCTTGCCCCGCAAACTTAATTAGTTTGATTGCGTTATCGACTGAGGCATAATGAAGGGAGAATGGCTCTGGAGGAATAAGGCTGTTAATACTGCAAAACGGGCCGGAGCGGGGtgcggacagatcgaaaatcagcctttttttctcagagtATTTACTCGTGGCTATTCCTATTGGGCTTGTCCGGAACACTGAGAACGGGGGTGAGTGAAACGGACCGATAAGGTATCCTTTGTTGAGTTCTTTCTCGATAAGCTGGGAGACTATGGTGGGTTCTTTAAATGCTGATTGCAGATTTTTTGAAACAAGGGACACGGAGGGAGGAGAAATAACCCCGACCCTGAACCCTTGAGAGAGCCCTGACAGAAGATATTCTACGAACACgggatctgggtgagtagaAAGCGCTGCTGCTAAATGTGGGATGTTGATGGGGGTGGAAAGGTGATGTTTCAGGAGTTTTTTCCCCCACGTGGTTTCTGCTGCGGGAACTTCACGTGCCCGCGCCTGGGGCAAACTGACTTCGGGTGAGCCTCCCTGCAGGTACTATTCTGCacctgtttttttgtttattattcccCGACTGTGACGCAGGAAAAGCTCTGAACCCGGAGAAAGGCACTGATGGGCAGAAGGGGGAGGTGTGGCCCTGCGTCCCGCAGCTGATGCACGAAACAACTTGTTGCCCGCCAGTCGCCATCACGAGCAACTCGGTGTCCAGCACGGACCAGTCCAGGCGAACGTTGCAGTGGGCTAAGTGAAGCGCTGCTTTGCTAGAAAAGCTCTTGTGATAGGAGTAGAACGTGGATTTCCCGAATTTGAGATAAAGATCGCCGATGAGGCCCAGATAAGCGTCTAACTCAACTCTTCTTTCCGGGTAAACGGAACACAGGACATCGCGGAAGATGCCGAAAGCAACCAAAAATTGTCCTATGTTGAGGTCTCTGAGGAGCCGAGGATCTGCGGACTTAAAAACGGCAGTGATGCTTCCTCCCGTGGCGATTGACTTGTCGCACTCCGGGGAAGGCAAGATGAGGGTGACTAAATTTATGTCTTTCCCTTCGAGGATTTTCGCTCTCAGCCGAGAGGAAATGTGAGCGCTCTGGGGAATATGAGGCCTACCTGAGTGAGGCGCTGGGAGTGCTGAAGCCAGGGAGTGAGGGGGAGCTATGATTTGTGGAGGGAAACCCCCGAGACCTGGCATAAATCCTGTTGGCAGCGAAGCGGGGACCGAGGCCCAGTTCGCAGAAGAGGTTGAAGCTCCGATGGGGCCTTTATCCATGGCCTGCAGGCGAGCGTCAATTAGCAGCATAGAGCTAGCCAACGATTGCAGGGAGTTTGCTatctagggctgtgcatcttcactggtctcacgattcgattcgattacgattatcctgtcaacgattcgattcggttcgatatcccggtgcatcccgGTGCAtctcgattcataccaatgcgttgcatcctcaattttctagattactgcacatggcttatttttcatcaatgcatacatgcagtcaatacatatgaactctctttttattatttagaaagtgcttcagaaatcaataacataaatgtcttgacattcatttataaaccaaaataaatgaattgtataggtctagcctccgtgtgtgaagttgttccatcctcaaaaacaaaaagctaatgcttctgcagtctagctgcagcttctagccacggccttctgttaagaaaggacactgaatgtcctgaatgaggcatcacacacaggacgtgagtctgaacacagcagacaacaggagtatttacaacagcatatacaaactaaaatactgcatgtgggtgcacacttacattctctgttttactgttacataaatccaatgaatgaaagataaaattagcttcattatatctcagtgattaagtgaataataaagtttctatcgggtcactatcagcatgtcactcattattttcagggagggggcggggcttggaggaacggagaggagacggtgatcgcggaagcttttttcctcctgccttcacaaactttacacacgtatatatcatctgaaaattgctagaggacattcatactctgcaatccaagacttaattaaatccaccaaaaacctgacatgattgtaacgcgattatttttgaaaaacataaatccctgtctgtgtctctgagccgcagcaacacggagtgattcagagcgggtccttctgctgtgggttctggactggtgttgttgtgttggtggataaagcagactgctccgtgttcggtgttgctgtgccgctgtcacgtatgttccctgatctctgcgtcaccgaccgatttgatattaaagtgacagaaaaaacgttatagtaaagccgcggccggaaaatcaggaatcaacgttactactctataaccgattatcttccgtcactgcatcgagaccgaatcgtccacgtccgcatcgcaatgcatcgtagaaacgattattttcaacacccctaatgcTATCCGTTAGTGGCTGATTACCGGGGCTCCCGGGCTGGGCGACGCTTGGGTGAGCCTGTGGAAAGGTGGACCTTTTAGATGGACCGGCTCTAGAGGGACTtgactttttttccttttccccCCGCGGCTCCGCCCGCGTCCTCGCTCCGGCCTCTCGGGGGTGATAGCTGGAGAGTTGGCTGGagctgctggggctgctgccctGGGCTGATGGACCGCGCCGGAGACTTGGTCCGAGAGCTCCCTGagctgggagagagggagatctGAGGCTGCAGAGATACCCTGCTGCCGTAAATGGGTGATTATGAAGTTTGCTTCTGCTGATTGTGAGCTGTCACGGGAAGCCAGGCGGGCGCTCATGCGCCGGAGGCTTGAGGAGTTCGAAGCTGCATCCGGAGGTACATCGGAGCCAGGATCGAGATCCTTCGAAAACGGTTCGTTCTCGGAAGAGTCTGTGTTAGacattgtggtttgtttttctttcttttctgagTGTTTACGGAGGAGTATTCGTTTACTACCTTttgcgttgacacctgaaatgacaactgacaggaaggggagagcagatttaaagaggttagcaggtgcgatgattggctagccggggcgtaatgcccctgatcacttattgaaataacgtgtgacacccgatgctgttgtcttcctgattgaacttacaCTGAGCTACATTACATgggattcaataaacattgaatagcatatcatgcagtttgtcggtgccttttcctccgtgttgttctggtttgctgtgctgcctcctagtagccaccatggtttgctgtgctgcctggggatgctctaatcgctcagagaaaggagtacgaatgtacggcttccccactgacacagagcggaggaaaaaatggctggctcaagtcagcaggagcaatttcacgaccaacagcaacacaatatgtgatgtaattatatacaaacactgcatttgcactttttcataaaacgaaaaccacgccattgggaaagcttaatgttttgtttaatacaaaaaaacagggaaaggcttgaaaaacacagagttgagactcagggtgcagggtgagggtctcagtgcaggtattcaggctccattgaacccccctctggttcttgtgctgaaa
This genomic window from Pseudochaenichthys georgianus chromosome 16, fPseGeo1.2, whole genome shotgun sequence contains:
- the LOC117460703 gene encoding uncharacterized protein; the protein is MFGIKWEAKFYFAVRLTFGCRSSPCIFNSFSEALCWILLNNVRIPSVLHLLDDFLLIDPPRDNSGASLAKLKCCFQELGVPLSGEKTIGPDTSLEFLGITLDTIDMKASLPIAKLQRIRDITKSYCEQQVITKQQLLSLLGHLNFAMRVIPQGRSFISRLLDAASAVTNLHDRVFLDEGCRSDLCFWSLLLAHWNGITFFYDDLVYSSDSMRFFTDAAPSVGFGGFFQGEWFAGPWPPSFPNHASSSALHEIYPIAVACHVWGHLWLRKRISVLCDNQSVVWIINKGRSSCSDIMPFMRSITWSSLTHNFLISARHVPGHLNIVADSLSRFQFQTFRNLCPEASPQPVGIPPLHLLSLH